In Acidaminococcus timonensis, one DNA window encodes the following:
- a CDS encoding amino acid ABC transporter ATP-binding protein, whose protein sequence is MIKLEHVNKYFGNNHVLKDVNLEVKEGEKLVIIGPSGSGKSTTVRCMNFLEEPTDGHVYINGTELTRKNRTQVIRDNLSMVFQQFNLYPHMTVLQNLTLAPMKLRHKSKEDAEKTAYHYLEVVGLRHKANVYPTTLSGGQQQRIAIARALCDESKIILFDEPTSALDPETIQEVLDVMIKLAKEGNITMVVVTHEMGFARQVADRIIFMEDGQIIDEGTPDHFFVNPTNERVKKFLSKIIR, encoded by the coding sequence ATGATTAAACTGGAACACGTCAACAAATACTTTGGCAACAACCACGTATTGAAAGACGTCAACCTGGAAGTGAAAGAAGGAGAGAAGCTGGTCATCATCGGGCCATCGGGTTCAGGGAAATCCACCACCGTACGGTGCATGAATTTCCTGGAGGAACCTACGGACGGGCATGTGTACATCAATGGTACGGAATTGACCCGAAAGAATCGGACCCAGGTGATCCGTGACAATCTGTCCATGGTATTCCAGCAGTTCAATCTGTACCCGCATATGACGGTGTTGCAGAACCTGACGCTGGCACCCATGAAACTCCGTCACAAGAGTAAGGAAGACGCGGAAAAGACCGCCTACCATTATCTGGAAGTGGTTGGGCTGCGGCACAAAGCCAATGTATATCCCACCACCTTATCCGGCGGGCAGCAGCAGCGGATCGCCATTGCCAGAGCCCTGTGCGACGAAAGCAAGATCATCCTTTTCGATGAACCCACTTCCGCACTGGACCCGGAGACCATCCAGGAAGTGCTGGATGTGATGATCAAGCTGGCCAAAGAGGGAAACATCACCATGGTGGTGGTCACCCACGAAATGGGGTTCGCCCGGCAGGTGGCCGACCGGATCATCTTCATGGAAGATGGCCAGATCATCGACGAGGGGACCCCGGATCACTTCTTCGTGAACCCCACCAACGAACGGGTGAAGAAGTTCTTAAGCAAGATTATCCGCTGA
- a CDS encoding transporter substrate-binding domain-containing protein, which yields MKKWSKLSKILTLGVTVLMAASIFAGCGDEKKSADSGKSSNVAEDVAAIKKRGVLRVGVKNVTKGFGYQDPATGKFSGLEVDLSEALAKKLGVDVEYTPVTAATRTALLDSGDIDMVAATFTITPERKNSWDFTTPYYTDHVGVLVEKASGLKTLADLKGKVVGVSSGSTSAKALVKAMIDAKIIDGEGFDPKTFDAATWNKGVSFKQYADYPAISTALTSGEVQAFCVDKSILAIYCTDDRTFLKEQFAPQEYGLATKKGSGMSKVAEEAVQGWLKDGTIKKLEAKYGLDK from the coding sequence ATGAAAAAATGGAGCAAACTGAGCAAGATCCTGACTTTGGGCGTAACGGTCCTGATGGCCGCTTCCATCTTTGCAGGCTGCGGAGATGAGAAGAAGAGCGCCGACAGTGGTAAATCCTCCAACGTGGCGGAAGATGTAGCCGCCATCAAGAAACGTGGGGTATTGAGAGTAGGCGTCAAGAACGTCACCAAAGGGTTCGGCTACCAGGATCCTGCCACCGGCAAGTTCAGCGGCCTGGAAGTGGACCTGAGCGAAGCCCTGGCCAAGAAATTGGGCGTGGATGTGGAATATACGCCGGTTACGGCTGCCACCCGTACGGCACTTCTGGACAGCGGTGATATCGACATGGTGGCCGCAACCTTCACCATCACCCCGGAACGGAAAAATTCCTGGGATTTCACCACTCCCTATTATACGGACCATGTCGGGGTCCTGGTTGAAAAGGCCAGCGGCCTGAAGACCCTGGCCGACCTGAAAGGCAAAGTGGTGGGCGTATCCTCCGGATCCACCTCCGCCAAAGCTCTGGTCAAGGCCATGATCGATGCGAAGATCATCGACGGCGAAGGGTTCGATCCCAAGACCTTCGATGCAGCCACCTGGAACAAAGGCGTTAGCTTCAAGCAATACGCTGATTACCCGGCCATTTCCACGGCACTGACCTCCGGCGAAGTCCAGGCGTTCTGCGTCGATAAATCCATCCTGGCCATCTACTGCACGGATGATCGGACCTTCCTGAAGGAACAGTTCGCACCCCAGGAATACGGCCTGGCCACCAAGAAGGGTTCCGGCATGAGCAAGGTTGCCGAAGAAGCCGTCCAGGGCTGGCTGAAAGATGGCACCATCAAGAAACTGGAAGCCAAGTACGGGCTTGATAAATAA
- a CDS encoding amino acid ABC transporter permease, with product MGGLFSEKAWAIVLAHKANFIQGFGVTLESAIGGILIALVLGVLLGLMGVSTRKLPRTINRIYVEAIQNTPLILQLCLLYYACSFSGHKIGILTAGIVALGIYHGAYMAEVIRAGIEAVPRGQFEAADAQGFDYTQKMAYIILPQTIKIILPPSVNQVGNLIKNTAVLYIIGGADLISSTYNFVTGATTGGAYAPAYIVCGVLFFVMCFPLSTLAGKWEAKLKAQDEMMNA from the coding sequence ATGGGCGGGTTATTTTCAGAAAAGGCGTGGGCCATTGTCCTGGCTCACAAAGCAAACTTCATCCAGGGCTTTGGGGTAACACTGGAAAGTGCCATCGGGGGCATCCTGATCGCGCTGGTCCTGGGCGTCCTGCTGGGGCTCATGGGAGTCAGCACCAGGAAGCTGCCCCGTACCATCAACCGGATTTACGTAGAAGCCATCCAGAATACGCCGCTCATCCTGCAGCTGTGTCTTCTGTATTATGCATGTTCCTTCTCCGGTCATAAAATCGGGATCCTGACAGCCGGCATCGTTGCCCTGGGGATCTACCACGGCGCCTACATGGCAGAAGTGATCCGGGCGGGCATCGAAGCCGTGCCCAGAGGCCAGTTCGAAGCGGCCGATGCACAGGGCTTTGATTACACCCAGAAAATGGCGTACATCATCCTGCCCCAGACCATCAAGATCATCCTGCCCCCCAGTGTGAACCAGGTGGGCAACCTGATCAAGAACACGGCGGTGCTGTACATCATCGGCGGCGCCGACCTGATTTCTTCCACCTACAACTTCGTGACCGGGGCCACCACCGGCGGCGCTTATGCACCGGCCTATATCGTATGCGGGGTCCTGTTCTTCGTGATGTGTTTCCCGCTGTCCACCCTGGCCGGCAAATGGGAAGCCAAATTGAAGGCCCAGGATGAAATGATGAATGCCTGA
- a CDS encoding amino acid ABC transporter permease — MNTLAGSFALLKNPAIMSFMLKGVLFTVVLAVVAVSASLGVASVLALVRNYCTKPAERLLRWAATAYIELFRNTPLLFWIFIGTVFFPAPHLGRLFGLSSVETKLLFKCTIALTIFESAIIAEIIRGGLNAISKGQFEAGYAQGFNMVQVMWYIILPQAFRKIVPTLMSQVITIIKDTSFMANVATIELMARVNKVLGGAAMYNGTGTINVSDVFVLFGFAALVYFVINYTLSCVVRHMQANLQREAEPVVVPEVATSEV, encoded by the coding sequence ATGAATACACTGGCTGGCAGTTTTGCCTTACTGAAAAATCCTGCGATCATGTCCTTCATGCTGAAGGGCGTCCTGTTTACCGTGGTGCTGGCCGTGGTTGCCGTCAGCGCCAGCCTGGGGGTGGCCTCGGTGCTGGCCCTGGTACGGAATTACTGCACCAAACCGGCAGAACGGCTGCTGCGGTGGGCTGCCACGGCCTACATCGAACTGTTCCGGAACACTCCGCTGCTGTTCTGGATCTTCATCGGCACCGTGTTCTTCCCGGCACCCCATCTGGGCCGGCTGTTCGGGCTCAGCAGCGTGGAGACCAAGCTGCTGTTCAAATGCACCATTGCCCTGACCATTTTTGAAAGCGCCATCATCGCGGAAATCATCCGCGGCGGGCTGAACGCCATCAGCAAAGGCCAGTTCGAAGCGGGGTATGCCCAGGGCTTCAACATGGTCCAGGTGATGTGGTACATCATCCTGCCCCAGGCCTTCCGGAAGATTGTTCCCACCCTGATGAGCCAGGTGATCACCATCATCAAGGATACCTCCTTCATGGCCAATGTGGCCACCATCGAACTTATGGCCAGGGTCAACAAGGTGCTGGGCGGCGCCGCCATGTACAACGGCACCGGCACCATCAACGTCTCCGATGTATTCGTCCTGTTCGGATTCGCAGCCCTGGTGTACTTCGTGATCAACTACACCCTGAGCTGTGTGGTCCGCCACATGCAGGCCAATCTCCAGCGGGAGGCAGAACCGGTTGTGGTACCGGAAGTGGCGACCAGCGAAGTGTGA
- a CDS encoding MATE family efflux transporter: MNDTFMKEKPILPLILSMTLPMVLSMLVNSLYNIIDSFFVAQISEEAITALSLVYPVQNFINAVGIGFGVGINAVIAFHLGAGDHEKADQAATQGLVLAVIHGVVMTVCCITIMPVFLQMFTSSEAVIELGVRYSVVAFAFTFIVTVSMAFEKLFQAVGNMKTTMISLICGCITNIVLDPVLIFGYGLFPEMGIEGAALATGIGQTLTLAIYLVVYLVWPIRVHIRRQYILPSKKMVIKLYSIGIPATLNLALPSLLISALNAILAAYSEVYILVLGIYYKLQTFIYLPANGIVQGMRPLIGYNYGAREHKRVSQIYQIVLCMSGIIMVFGTVICLLIPGQLMGLFTHTKATIQAGETALRIIGAGFIVSAISVTSSGALEGLGKGTPSLLISLCRYVVVIIPAAFLLSRFFGAVGVWNAFWITEAITAIISLVIYRKVITGP; this comes from the coding sequence ATGAATGACACTTTCATGAAAGAAAAACCGATATTACCACTGATTTTATCCATGACCCTGCCTATGGTTTTATCCATGCTGGTTAATTCTCTATACAACATTATCGACAGCTTTTTCGTCGCACAGATTAGCGAGGAAGCTATCACGGCGTTATCACTGGTTTACCCGGTTCAAAATTTTATCAATGCTGTTGGAATTGGATTTGGCGTTGGAATCAACGCCGTAATCGCCTTTCATTTGGGCGCTGGGGATCATGAAAAAGCGGATCAGGCCGCCACACAGGGACTTGTGCTTGCCGTGATTCATGGCGTTGTTATGACAGTCTGCTGTATTACGATCATGCCGGTTTTCCTGCAGATGTTCACTTCATCCGAAGCGGTCATTGAACTTGGCGTCCGCTATTCTGTCGTTGCGTTCGCCTTTACATTCATTGTTACCGTCAGCATGGCGTTTGAGAAATTGTTCCAGGCAGTAGGAAACATGAAAACGACCATGATAAGCCTGATATGCGGGTGCATCACAAACATTGTCTTAGATCCCGTTCTGATTTTTGGCTATGGCCTATTCCCGGAAATGGGAATCGAAGGCGCTGCACTGGCAACCGGCATCGGGCAGACTCTGACGCTTGCGATTTACCTTGTAGTCTATCTTGTGTGGCCAATTCGCGTGCATATCCGCAGGCAGTACATTCTGCCCAGCAAAAAGATGGTAATAAAGCTATACTCCATCGGCATTCCCGCAACCCTGAATCTTGCGCTTCCGTCTCTTTTGATTTCGGCGCTCAATGCGATTTTGGCGGCATATTCCGAAGTGTATATTCTGGTTTTAGGAATCTATTACAAATTGCAGACCTTTATCTATCTGCCAGCGAATGGCATTGTGCAGGGGATGCGCCCCCTGATTGGCTATAACTACGGCGCGAGGGAGCACAAACGGGTCAGCCAGATTTATCAGATCGTTTTGTGCATGAGTGGCATCATTATGGTGTTTGGGACAGTAATATGTCTGCTGATCCCCGGACAGTTGATGGGGCTGTTTACCCACACAAAAGCGACGATTCAGGCCGGGGAAACCGCCTTACGCATCATCGGGGCCGGGTTTATCGTCTCGGCGATTTCTGTTACATCTTCCGGCGCATTGGAGGGACTTGGGAAAGGAACTCCCTCCTTACTGATTTCCCTTTGCCGGTATGTAGTGGTCATCATCCCGGCTGCATTTTTACTCAGCAGGTTTTTCGGAGCGGTTGGCGTCTGGAATGCGTTTTGGATCACGGAAGCGATTACTGCGATCATTTCCCTTGTCATTTACCGCAAGGTAATCACAGGCCCGTGA
- a CDS encoding MATE family efflux transporter, which translates to MQTNNKMAVAPVGKLIWQMSIPPLISMFLQYSYNLIDSAFVARLSENALTAVSLSFPITTLMNATSIWIGVGVNVLIAGYLGQGKQNEANTTVTHGLLLAFGIGALLNLLSLLIMKPYFGAFTNNEEIYQLSLDYMSVCSFMQIPNMVHIAIQKMIQATGNMVAPMWFQIAGVVVNFVFDPLLIFGIGGFPAMGIRGAAVATVAGYLLSMILAFALLLGKKQKVRIKIKGFHLQKWLIGRIFTLGLPSFIMNALSSFMVTFVNFFLVAYSDTAIAFFGAYFKVQQLIVMTVNGLIQGCLPIMRFNYGAGNRDRLHSAFRYGTALVSGMMILGTLAVILFPAQLLGLFTASEAMRSFGISAMRMMAASYLFCGLSTMISTYFQATEKVGFSMTIQLCRQMLFLVPALWCLDRLFHLNGIWLAFPVAETATLLVALVMMAWHRRKISHKVFQGGK; encoded by the coding sequence ATGCAGACCAATAACAAAATGGCGGTTGCGCCCGTTGGAAAACTCATCTGGCAAATGTCGATACCGCCGCTGATTTCCATGTTTCTGCAATATTCCTATAATCTGATAGACAGCGCGTTTGTAGCGCGTCTGAGTGAAAATGCTTTGACGGCGGTTTCCCTGTCGTTTCCCATTACAACTTTGATGAATGCGACATCTATCTGGATCGGCGTTGGCGTGAATGTACTGATTGCAGGGTATCTTGGACAGGGAAAGCAGAATGAGGCAAATACTACCGTCACACATGGATTGTTACTGGCCTTTGGAATTGGTGCTTTGCTCAATCTTCTGTCATTACTGATTATGAAACCCTACTTTGGGGCATTCACCAATAACGAAGAAATTTATCAGTTGAGTCTTGACTATATGAGCGTATGTTCGTTCATGCAAATTCCAAACATGGTGCATATCGCAATCCAGAAGATGATACAGGCTACTGGGAACATGGTTGCGCCTATGTGGTTCCAGATTGCAGGAGTGGTCGTTAATTTTGTATTCGATCCACTCCTAATTTTTGGTATTGGTGGTTTTCCGGCTATGGGAATCCGTGGCGCTGCGGTGGCTACTGTTGCGGGCTATTTGTTATCCATGATTTTAGCATTTGCCTTGCTGCTGGGCAAAAAGCAGAAAGTGCGGATAAAGATCAAAGGATTTCATTTGCAAAAGTGGCTGATTGGCCGTATTTTCACCCTTGGACTGCCGTCTTTTATTATGAATGCCCTTAGTTCTTTTATGGTGACTTTTGTAAACTTTTTTCTGGTCGCCTATTCCGATACGGCAATCGCTTTCTTCGGTGCGTATTTTAAGGTGCAGCAGTTGATTGTCATGACGGTCAACGGGCTGATCCAGGGCTGTCTTCCTATTATGCGGTTTAACTACGGTGCGGGAAACAGAGATAGGCTGCACTCTGCTTTCCGCTACGGAACCGCTTTGGTCTCCGGTATGATGATACTGGGAACATTGGCCGTCATCCTCTTTCCGGCGCAGCTTTTGGGATTATTTACGGCGTCGGAAGCCATGCGCTCCTTTGGAATATCCGCTATGCGGATGATGGCGGCAAGCTATCTGTTTTGCGGCCTTTCCACCATGATTTCCACCTATTTTCAGGCCACAGAAAAAGTAGGCTTCAGCATGACAATCCAATTATGCAGGCAGATGCTTTTCCTTGTTCCCGCCTTGTGGTGTCTGGACAGATTGTTCCATCTGAACGGGATCTGGCTTGCATTTCCGGTTGCTGAAACCGCCACTTTGCTCGTTGCGCTTGTGATGATGGCATGGCATCGCCGCAAAATATCTCACAAGGTATTCCAAGGAGGAAAATGA
- a CDS encoding C69 family dipeptidase, with translation MPCTTLLVGKNASYDGSTLMARNEDSPSGQFTPKKFIVVKPEDQPRHYKSVLSKVEIDLPDNPLRYTAMPNAQNNEGIWGECGINAANVAMTETETITTNHRVLGADPLVPGGIGEEDLLTIVLPYIRSAREGVLRLGALLEQYGTYEMNGIGFQDVNEIWWLESIGGHHWIAKKVPDDEVVVMPNQQGIDFFDLVDAFGSKKEHLCSADLLDFIRNNHLDLTPDDDREGGLEEDRSFDCRSAFGSHDDADHTYNTPRAWYMLKCLAPFTFHWDAPDAPFKPEDDDLPWSLPPDRKVTVEDVKYILSSHYQGTPYDPYGHKGDPSLRGKYRPIGINRTNFLGLTQIRPYVPEDRRALMWVAEGCNVFNVMAPFYTNVDRTPAYLAETGELPDTSQFYWANRLIGALADAHFAKTSNSIERYQNAVGGRAHALVKAGDDGKAEGPVTAYLEGCNEKMAAMLQEETRKVLGQVLYEASNGMKNGFARSDA, from the coding sequence ATGCCTTGCACAACCTTGCTTGTGGGAAAAAATGCATCCTACGATGGCTCTACCCTGATGGCCCGGAACGAGGATTCTCCCTCCGGCCAGTTCACCCCGAAGAAATTCATCGTGGTGAAGCCTGAGGACCAGCCCCGGCACTACAAAAGCGTCCTTTCCAAGGTGGAAATCGACCTGCCGGACAACCCGCTGCGCTACACGGCCATGCCCAATGCCCAGAATAACGAGGGCATCTGGGGCGAATGCGGCATCAACGCGGCTAACGTGGCCATGACGGAAACGGAAACCATCACCACCAACCACCGGGTGCTGGGCGCCGACCCGCTGGTGCCCGGGGGCATCGGAGAAGAGGATCTGCTGACCATCGTCCTGCCTTATATCCGCTCTGCCCGGGAAGGGGTACTGCGGCTGGGGGCACTTTTGGAACAGTACGGCACCTACGAAATGAACGGCATCGGCTTCCAGGATGTGAACGAGATCTGGTGGCTGGAAAGCATCGGCGGCCACCACTGGATTGCTAAAAAGGTCCCCGACGACGAAGTGGTGGTCATGCCCAACCAGCAGGGCATCGACTTCTTCGACCTGGTGGATGCCTTCGGCTCCAAGAAGGAACACCTGTGCTCCGCCGACCTGCTGGACTTCATCCGGAATAACCACCTGGACCTGACCCCAGACGATGACCGGGAAGGGGGCCTGGAAGAAGACCGGAGTTTTGACTGCCGCAGTGCCTTCGGCAGCCACGACGATGCGGACCATACCTACAACACACCCCGGGCCTGGTACATGCTGAAATGCCTGGCACCGTTCACGTTCCACTGGGATGCTCCAGACGCACCCTTCAAGCCGGAAGATGACGACCTGCCCTGGTCCCTGCCCCCTGACCGGAAGGTGACTGTGGAAGATGTGAAATACATCCTCAGCAGCCATTACCAGGGCACGCCCTACGATCCCTACGGCCACAAGGGGGATCCCAGCCTGCGGGGCAAGTACCGTCCCATCGGCATCAACCGGACCAACTTCCTGGGTCTGACCCAGATCCGGCCCTATGTGCCCGAGGACCGGCGTGCCCTCATGTGGGTGGCGGAAGGCTGCAATGTGTTCAACGTGATGGCGCCCTTCTACACCAACGTGGACAGGACCCCGGCCTACCTGGCGGAAACCGGCGAGCTGCCCGACACCAGTCAGTTCTATTGGGCCAACCGGCTCATCGGGGCCCTGGCGGACGCCCATTTTGCCAAAACTTCTAATAGTATCGAACGGTACCAGAACGCTGTGGGCGGCAGGGCCCATGCCCTTGTGAAAGCCGGGGATGACGGAAAGGCGGAAGGCCCTGTGACCGCCTATCTGGAAGGGTGCAACGAAAAAATGGCGGCCATGCTCCAGGAAGAGACCCGGAAGGTGCTGGGCCAGGTGCTGTACGAAGCCAGCAATGGCATGAAAAACGGCTTTGCCCGGTCCGATGCATAA
- a CDS encoding ArsR/SmtB family transcription factor, protein MSVEPVLPHNHGENINVVLQDLPKNADFSAVSTLFSSLADANRIKLFWFLCHMEECVINLSALMQMSSPALSHHLKILREKGLITSRRAGKEMYYKAANTEEVRLLHHMIELLIDITCPEKEQGEKAEP, encoded by the coding sequence ATGTCTGTGGAACCTGTTTTACCCCACAACCACGGAGAAAATATCAACGTCGTCTTACAGGATCTGCCGAAGAATGCCGATTTTTCGGCGGTTTCCACCCTGTTCAGCAGCCTGGCCGATGCCAACCGGATCAAACTGTTCTGGTTCCTGTGCCATATGGAAGAGTGTGTGATCAACCTGTCCGCCCTGATGCAGATGAGCAGCCCGGCCTTGAGCCACCATCTGAAGATCCTGCGGGAAAAGGGGCTGATCACCAGCCGCCGGGCCGGGAAAGAAATGTACTATAAAGCTGCCAATACGGAAGAAGTGCGGTTGCTGCACCATATGATCGAACTCCTGATCGACATCACCTGTCCGGAAAAGGAACAGGGGGAGAAAGCGGAACCATGA
- a CDS encoding MATE family efflux transporter, whose product MTRTAAKKEGSLWQQIGAFCLPYLCSCFLQTLYGMADLFIIGQFEGAGSITAVSIGSQVMHMVTVMIVGLAMGTTVHIGRSIGAARRDLAAKFTGNTITLFLGGSLVLAALLVGLVDHVVGWMDTPLEAVQGTRDYLTLCYLGIPFITAYNVISSIFRGMGNSRTPMYFVAVACVANILLDYLFMGAFHMGPAGAALGTVLSQAISVIISVWMVRKHNLEIPLTRADLKPCGDILKKILRVGVPISVQDGFIQISFLVITVIVNARGVVDAAAVGIVEKFISFVFMVPSAMLATVSALGAIRIGAGKPQQAVEILHAGLETVVIYGVVLALLIQFCAYGVVGLFTTEPAVIAAGGPYLKGYILDTLFAGIHFCFSGYFTANGRSEISFLHNITSTVCARIPLAYLASRTFPHTLLPMGLATASGSLVSVAICLVAYRVLKPRFVGAGR is encoded by the coding sequence ATGACCCGTACGGCTGCAAAAAAGGAAGGCAGTCTGTGGCAACAGATCGGTGCCTTCTGCCTTCCTTATTTATGTTCCTGCTTCTTACAGACCTTATACGGCATGGCCGACCTGTTCATCATCGGCCAGTTCGAAGGGGCCGGCAGCATCACCGCCGTTTCCATTGGCAGCCAGGTGATGCACATGGTCACCGTGATGATCGTGGGCCTGGCCATGGGCACCACTGTGCACATCGGGCGCAGCATCGGTGCGGCCCGGCGGGACCTGGCGGCGAAATTCACCGGCAATACCATCACCCTGTTTTTGGGCGGGTCCCTGGTGCTGGCGGCGCTGCTGGTGGGATTGGTGGACCACGTGGTGGGCTGGATGGATACACCGCTGGAGGCCGTGCAGGGGACCCGGGATTACCTGACCCTCTGCTACCTGGGTATCCCGTTCATTACGGCTTACAACGTCATCAGCTCCATTTTCCGGGGCATGGGGAATTCCCGCACCCCCATGTATTTCGTGGCCGTGGCCTGTGTGGCGAACATCCTCCTGGACTACCTGTTCATGGGGGCGTTCCATATGGGGCCCGCCGGGGCGGCTCTGGGCACAGTGCTCAGCCAGGCCATCAGCGTCATCATCTCGGTGTGGATGGTGCGGAAGCATAATCTGGAGATCCCGCTTACCCGGGCGGACTTGAAGCCCTGCGGGGACATCCTTAAAAAGATCCTGCGGGTGGGGGTGCCCATTTCCGTCCAGGACGGGTTCATCCAGATTTCCTTCTTGGTGATCACCGTCATCGTCAACGCCCGTGGGGTGGTGGATGCCGCGGCTGTGGGCATCGTGGAAAAGTTCATCAGCTTCGTGTTCATGGTGCCCAGTGCCATGCTGGCCACCGTGTCGGCCCTGGGAGCCATCCGCATCGGCGCCGGAAAGCCTCAGCAGGCTGTGGAGATCCTGCATGCCGGGCTGGAGACTGTGGTGATCTACGGGGTGGTGCTGGCCCTGCTCATCCAGTTCTGCGCCTATGGGGTGGTGGGTCTCTTTACCACCGAACCTGCGGTGATTGCCGCCGGGGGACCCTATTTGAAGGGGTACATCCTGGACACCCTTTTCGCCGGCATCCATTTCTGCTTCAGCGGCTATTTCACTGCCAACGGAAGGTCCGAGATCTCCTTTTTGCATAACATCACATCCACTGTGTGCGCCAGGATCCCCCTGGCCTACCTGGCTTCCCGGACTTTTCCCCATACCCTGCTGCCCATGGGCCTGGCCACTGCCAGCGGTTCCCTGGTCAGCGTGGCCATCTGCCTGGTGGCCTACAGGGTGTTGAAGCCGCGGTTTGTAGGGGCGGGTCGGTGA
- a CDS encoding AraC family transcriptional regulator, which yields MQIPTIPVDASNRESTRHGTVGFPMAVYHSMLSHNVLGYTRLHWHEELQFCCVTRGAVTFSVNENTYELHTGDGIFINSGYLHMARPLADPDSTYICLDIHPRLLCGFAGSVLEQKYVLPALDDPALVEVPLYRKEPWQAALLQRIREIYRESEQKKPGWELFITARLYEIFGEVLRHRPDVPVVRHRSQANAVAQRILGYLTAHYSEKITLAQVAGAAAYTEGECCRIFKRFTGETIFNYLRELRLEQSIRLLTTTDQSISEIAYNCGFQSASYYIEAFGRQFGCTPRAYRKQGPSHP from the coding sequence ATGCAAATCCCTACAATCCCTGTGGATGCTTCCAACCGGGAATCCACCCGCCATGGGACCGTAGGCTTTCCCATGGCTGTCTATCATTCCATGCTGAGCCATAATGTGCTGGGCTACACCCGGCTGCACTGGCACGAGGAGCTGCAGTTCTGCTGCGTCACCCGGGGCGCCGTCACGTTTTCCGTGAACGAGAACACGTATGAACTCCATACCGGCGACGGGATCTTCATCAACAGCGGCTACCTGCATATGGCCCGTCCCCTTGCAGATCCGGACAGCACGTACATCTGCCTGGACATCCATCCCCGGCTGCTGTGCGGCTTCGCCGGCAGTGTGCTGGAACAGAAATACGTACTCCCCGCCCTGGACGATCCGGCCCTGGTGGAGGTGCCGCTCTACCGGAAAGAACCCTGGCAGGCCGCCCTGCTCCAGCGCATCCGGGAAATCTACCGGGAAAGCGAGCAGAAAAAACCGGGCTGGGAATTATTCATCACAGCCCGGCTGTATGAGATTTTTGGGGAAGTACTGCGGCACCGGCCCGATGTACCTGTGGTGCGGCACCGTTCCCAGGCCAACGCCGTGGCCCAGCGGATTCTGGGCTACCTGACGGCCCATTACAGCGAAAAGATCACCCTGGCCCAGGTGGCCGGAGCAGCGGCCTATACCGAGGGTGAATGCTGCCGGATCTTCAAGCGGTTCACCGGCGAGACCATCTTCAATTACCTGCGGGAGCTGCGGCTGGAGCAGAGCATCCGGCTGCTGACCACCACGGACCAGAGTATCAGCGAAATCGCGTACAACTGCGGATTCCAGAGCGCCAGTTATTATATAGAAGCGTTTGGCAGGCAGTTCGGGTGTACGCCGAGGGCATATAGGAAACAGGGACCTTCACATCCGTGA